One window of Pocillopora verrucosa isolate sample1 chromosome 9, ASM3666991v2, whole genome shotgun sequence genomic DNA carries:
- the LOC131788333 gene encoding uncharacterized protein produces the protein METQILRISSTFFANYSAKSYVSNSTALLSRRDSIAVIHSDLSYSSAVNNNTPYLLILPFSTKEQEIDRVLEDKDKHSVRMLSDFLRSRTQFHGATCMQQQGGHEMKAFGNFMLDQSWCRFVKKKWSVHIRNTGPVKNLTLQKSLRLDFDSETGTTDALVQTCNIVHGPFVIREDVFQKIEGLIEGFGKLSLLEFFLRSKGELKIAKLGSCAWTPKIKRTDRGNLKSSKEVPEYANFANKHMVLRIVTENRIEWTACVANWKMCPEKPYVEPRGLPGVAAPICCSTVLWKMLSDFVKGLNKLGLEYRIVDGTLLGAIRSKAIIPWTYDIDIALPTSVYKNASTYTALEKVLENQYYIGWSFMNMPRGHILVPPYIDVNTAPYFDGPEDLEGKTLFSSELEEAVKGMLPVSQDWRERGYVDFYEAGQALMNGSSIVTINNKQFVTVKDVNKMLSTNYGKNYRQPALKGEWFGLSDNIDS, from the coding sequence ATGGAAACGCAAATTCTCAGGATTTCGAGCACTTTTTTTGCTAATTACTCAGCAAAGTCTTACGTTTCTAATTCCACCGCGTTGCTCTCTCGGAGAGATTCAATCGCTGTCATTCATTCGGATCTGTCTTATTCCAGTGCGGTGAATAACAATACTCCCTATCTGTTGATTTTGCCCTTTTCAACCAAAGAGCAGGAAATTGATCGTGTATTGGaggacaaagacaaacattCCGTAAGGATGTTGAGTGATTTTCTTCGTTCAAGAACACAATTTCATGGTGCAACTTGTATGCAACAACAGGGAGGCCATGAAATGAAAGCCTTTGGAAATTTCATGTTGGATCAATCTTGGTGTcgttttgtgaaaaaaaagtggagCGTTCACATTAGGAATACAGGCCCTGTAAAAAACCTCACGCTACAAAAGTCTCTCAGGCTTGACTTCGACAGTGAAACTGGGACAACTGACGCGCTTGTACAAACCTGCAATATCGTGCATGGTCCATTTGTAATAAGGGAGGATGTGTTTCAAAAAATTGAAGGATTAATCGAAGGTTTTGGGAAATTATCCTTATTGGAGTTTTTTCTACGATCAAAGGGCGAATTGAAGATTGCAAAGCTTGGTTCTTGCGCGTGGACACCCAAAATCAAGCGTACGGATCGAGGAAATTTGAAAAGCTCAAAGGAGGTTCCTGAATATGCAAATTTCGCCAATAAACATATGGTACTTCGGATCGTAACGGAGAATAGAATAGAATGGACGGCTTGTGTCGCAAACTGGAAGATGTGCCCGGAGAAACCCTATGTAGAGCCACGAGGTCTACCCGGCGTAGCTGCACCAATATGTTGCAGCACTGTTTTATGGAAAATGCTAAGCGATTTTGTAAAAGGGCTAAACAAACTGGGGCTAGAATACCGAATTGTTGATGGCACCTTGTTAGGGGCTATCAGGAGTAAAGCGATCATACCGTGGACATACGACATAGATATTGCATTACCGACCTCTGTGTATAAAAATGCTTCAACGTATACTGCTCTTGAAAAGGTTCTCGAAAACCAGTACTATATAGGTTGGTCTTTCATGAACATGCCCAGGGGGCATATTCTTGTGCCCCCGTACATCGACGTAAATACAGCCCCTTATTTTGACGGGCCTGAGGACTTAGAAGGCAAAACATTATTTAGTAGTGAACTGGAAGAAGCAGTGAAGGGAATGTTGCCAGTGTCTCAGGATTGGAGAGAACGTGGCTATGTAGATTTTTATGAGGCAGGTCAAGCCTTGATGAATGGATCGTCCATTGTCACCATCAACAATAAACAATTCGTGACCGTGAAAGATGTGAATAAAATGTTGAGTACAAATTACGGCAAGAACTATCGGCAACCAGCATTAAAAGGAGAATGGTTCGGTTTGTCAGACAACATCGATTCCTGA